One genomic segment of Gottschalkia acidurici 9a includes these proteins:
- a CDS encoding metal-dependent hydrolase, with protein sequence MDSITHTLMGLTVYGTVKKKDIDPKVKKSIFVASAVGSQIPDIDMILQLTEKGRLMYQMWHRGVSHSLIMAPIWALVIYAICYLIWKVKDKMIFCIALLSVFLHIGFDSLNTWGTGIFEPFASTRVSLGLIPIVDVVIWVIMLIGLIFTKVKKSYPKYKIWRIVWIVIFIHVAIQSVQGQIIHNEAKLFYEKSAISASFVPWNFSIIGKNGDTVEIYSKTVWTEKKKIQILHSKEETDLTPLFAENLKAEVLAQWSPFVVIIEDQNKLGIYDPRFYRNGSSFLFEYVEKK encoded by the coding sequence ATGGATTCGATAACTCATACGCTGATGGGTCTTACTGTATATGGTACTGTAAAGAAGAAAGATATAGATCCCAAAGTAAAGAAGTCAATTTTTGTAGCTTCTGCTGTTGGAAGTCAAATTCCTGATATAGATATGATTCTTCAACTCACTGAAAAAGGAAGACTAATGTATCAGATGTGGCATAGAGGAGTAAGTCACTCCTTAATTATGGCTCCTATTTGGGCCTTAGTAATTTATGCTATCTGTTATCTTATATGGAAAGTGAAAGATAAAATGATTTTTTGCATAGCATTGCTAAGTGTTTTTTTACACATTGGTTTTGATTCACTTAATACCTGGGGAACTGGAATTTTTGAACCATTTGCTTCTACTAGAGTAAGTCTTGGGTTGATACCAATAGTAGATGTGGTTATTTGGGTGATTATGCTTATTGGACTTATTTTTACTAAGGTTAAGAAGTCATACCCGAAATATAAGATTTGGAGAATTGTGTGGATAGTAATCTTTATTCATGTTGCAATACAATCTGTACAAGGACAAATTATTCATAATGAAGCTAAGTTATTCTATGAAAAGTCTGCTATATCTGCTAGTTTTGTTCCATGGAACTTTTCGATTATTGGTAAAAATGGAGATACTGTAGAAATTTATAGTAAGACAGTTTGGACAGAGAAGAAAAAAATTCAGATATTACATTCAAAAGAAGAAACAGACTTAACACCTTTATTCGCTGAAAACTTAAAGGCAGAGGTTTTAGCTCAGTGGTCACCTTTTGTAGTAATTATTGAGGATCAAAATAAACTTGGTATTTATGATCCTAGATTTTATAGAAATGGTAGTTCTTTTTTATTTGAATATGTTGAAAAAAAGTAA
- a CDS encoding amidohydrolase family protein, with protein sequence MRKLKLWILMLITTMIFTSTIGFADNALVMDSYQIASNSQNNQQQSNSYDYDILIKSGNVYKEGNKLDMAIKDGVIVAVKPNIKGSAKLNINADGKFISPGYLDTHNHLGKTNIDTGKESKTLMEAVKDTEEYWENFKDSEQIKKDVKERAEKTIIRMIKNGTTGIRTNVDLHIEAIEAVHELKVKYKDYIDIQIATHITDEDIIGPAIEKGWIDCIGAYAQPEWNSIENGTIDKAFELAQKYNLPIDIHVDESDEPNIDCFLYIIDKTIETGMQGKVTVGHVTALSAVDDDVAAKAIKKAAESGINVTSLTSCNMYLMGRSDTGIIRRGPTRVDGLLKAGVTVSYASDNIRDPFRPFGNGDMLEEGLLTAQIIQYGTKTDLNTVYDMGTYNPAKVMGYTNYGLKVGDRADIVILDAESAADALIGQATKLYVIKNGKLTVKNEKKSTILDIDSK encoded by the coding sequence ATGAGAAAATTAAAGTTATGGATTTTAATGTTAATTACTACTATGATTTTTACTTCGACTATTGGCTTTGCGGATAATGCTCTGGTTATGGATAGTTATCAAATAGCAAGTAATAGTCAAAACAATCAACAGCAAAGTAATAGCTATGATTACGACATACTTATAAAGTCAGGAAATGTGTATAAAGAGGGCAATAAATTAGATATGGCAATTAAAGATGGAGTTATAGTTGCAGTTAAGCCTAATATAAAAGGAAGTGCTAAGTTAAATATAAATGCTGATGGAAAATTTATTTCACCAGGGTATTTAGATACACATAATCATTTAGGTAAAACCAACATTGATACAGGTAAAGAATCTAAGACTTTAATGGAGGCTGTAAAAGATACTGAAGAATATTGGGAGAACTTTAAAGATAGCGAACAAATAAAAAAAGATGTAAAAGAAAGAGCAGAAAAAACTATTATAAGAATGATTAAAAATGGAACTACTGGAATAAGAACAAATGTAGATTTACATATTGAGGCTATAGAAGCTGTACACGAGCTAAAAGTTAAATACAAAGATTATATTGATATACAAATTGCTACACATATAACAGATGAGGATATAATAGGCCCAGCAATAGAAAAAGGATGGATAGATTGTATAGGTGCTTATGCACAACCTGAATGGAACTCTATAGAAAATGGAACTATAGATAAAGCTTTTGAGTTAGCACAAAAATATAATTTACCAATAGATATCCATGTAGATGAATCTGATGAGCCTAATATAGACTGCTTTCTATATATTATTGACAAGACTATAGAGACTGGAATGCAAGGAAAGGTAACTGTAGGTCATGTAACTGCACTTAGTGCAGTTGATGACGACGTAGCTGCTAAAGCAATAAAGAAAGCTGCAGAATCAGGAATAAATGTAACTTCACTTACATCTTGCAATATGTATCTAATGGGTAGAAGTGACACTGGGATTATACGTCGTGGTCCTACAAGAGTAGATGGGCTGTTAAAGGCAGGTGTTACGGTAAGCTATGCTTCTGATAATATTAGAGATCCATTCAGACCATTTGGTAATGGGGATATGCTAGAAGAGGGATTACTTACTGCACAAATTATTCAGTATGGAACTAAAACGGATCTAAATACAGTTTATGATATGGGAACATACAATCCAGCTAAGGTAATGGGATATACTAATTATGGACTAAAGGTTGGAGATAGAGCAGATATAGTAATACTCGATGCAGAATCTGCAGCTGATGCACTAATAGGTCAAGCAACTAAATTATATGTAATAAAAAATGGTAAATTGACTGTTAAAAATGAAAAAAAATCTACTATACTTGATATAGATTCAAAATAG
- a CDS encoding TetR-like C-terminal domain-containing protein has product MAQQYTRKMIREVFIKMLNERPLNKITVKDISTLCEINRNTFYYYYTDIYALLSEIFQTELQTVIDEYNDTFSWEESFVLAAKFALENKTAVYHVYNSMQREELVDYIYNVSGNVMIRYVEKVSNCISASSEDKKLIASFYQCALTEMVLRWIASGMKEDPNTIIRRIGQLFDGNIELSLKRSADLNDVY; this is encoded by the coding sequence TTGGCACAGCAATATACCAGAAAGATGATTCGTGAGGTATTTATAAAGATGCTGAATGAGCGTCCACTTAATAAAATTACGGTTAAGGATATTTCTACATTATGTGAGATTAACCGAAATACTTTTTACTATTATTACACAGATATATATGCACTTCTGTCAGAAATATTTCAAACAGAACTTCAGACAGTCATTGATGAATATAATGATACATTTTCATGGGAGGAAAGCTTTGTTTTAGCTGCTAAATTTGCTTTAGAAAACAAAACAGCTGTCTACCATGTATATAATTCTATGCAGAGAGAAGAATTAGTCGACTATATATACAATGTATCAGGAAATGTCATGATTCGATACGTTGAAAAAGTAAGTAATTGTATCTCAGCTTCTTCAGAAGATAAAAAACTGATTGCTTCCTTTTATCAGTGTGCCCTAACTGAAATGGTATTACGTTGGATTGCTTCAGGAATGAAGGAAGACCCTAATACTATTATTAGACGAATCGGGCAACTTTTTGATGGAAATATTGAGTTGTCTCTTAAACGAAGTGCTGATCTAAATGATGTTTATTAA
- a CDS encoding oleate hydratase gives MKLKTHDDRLKLTNGTYHALVNARKPKGIDDKKAYLIGTGIGALAAGCFLIRDAHMDGSKITFLEQLDIPGGSLDAEVRQNMGYVSRGGREMGHHFEVLWSLFSSLPSTEDPNMTVLDHFYYTNYDDPNFSNCRITKNQGERYDNGKFNLGQKLAKELAAFVMIKDEDLQNKSIEDIFSEELLNSDFWTYWRTMFAFENWHSALEMKLYMNRFIHHVGGLPNLSALQFSRHDQYTSFIKPMIKYLEDHGAKFEYGITVNNVEFSISDDKKVAKRIVATDRDGKDISIDLTENDLVFITNGSMTEGSGYGDDNTPAPFNKEPEGCWELWRNIAAQSDEFGNPDKFCTDPEKSNWESCTVTCHDERVPKYIEKITKRSPYGGRTVTGGIVTALDSSWLMSWTINRQEQYYGQPEKDVAVWVYGLFSDVSGDYIKKPMRDCTGKEITKEWLYHIGVPTDQIEKLAESCTAVPVMMPFITSQFMPREFGDRPYVVPKNAVNFAFLGQFAETLDDPGRDTVFTIEYSGRTAMEAVYVLTGVEKGVPEVYGSRYDIRYLLNAGKSLLDGEKPEIKLSPLAKRKVLKRIAGTEIEELLKEYGII, from the coding sequence ATGAAATTAAAAACACATGATGACAGACTTAAACTTACAAATGGAACTTATCATGCTTTAGTAAATGCAAGAAAACCTAAAGGAATTGACGACAAAAAAGCATACTTGATTGGTACGGGAATTGGAGCTTTAGCTGCTGGTTGTTTTTTAATTCGTGATGCCCATATGGATGGTAGTAAGATTACCTTTCTAGAACAATTAGATATTCCTGGTGGATCTTTGGATGCTGAGGTTCGTCAGAATATGGGTTATGTGTCACGTGGCGGACGTGAAATGGGACATCATTTTGAGGTCTTATGGAGTTTATTTAGTTCGCTACCATCTACAGAAGATCCTAATATGACTGTGTTAGATCATTTTTATTATACAAACTATGATGATCCAAACTTTAGCAATTGTCGTATTACTAAAAACCAAGGTGAGCGCTATGATAATGGAAAATTTAATTTAGGTCAAAAGTTGGCAAAAGAATTAGCTGCTTTTGTAATGATAAAAGACGAAGATCTTCAAAATAAATCTATAGAAGATATTTTTTCTGAGGAACTTTTAAATAGTGATTTCTGGACATACTGGAGAACGATGTTTGCTTTTGAGAACTGGCATAGTGCTTTAGAGATGAAACTATATATGAATCGTTTCATTCACCATGTTGGCGGGTTACCAAATCTTTCGGCATTACAATTTTCAAGACATGATCAATATACTTCGTTTATAAAACCTATGATTAAATATTTAGAAGATCATGGTGCTAAATTTGAATATGGAATTACTGTCAATAACGTTGAGTTCTCAATTTCAGATGATAAAAAGGTTGCAAAGAGAATAGTTGCAACAGATAGAGATGGAAAGGATATTTCTATTGACTTAACAGAAAATGACTTAGTATTTATTACTAATGGTTCTATGACTGAGGGCTCTGGATATGGTGATGACAATACTCCTGCTCCATTCAATAAGGAACCAGAAGGATGTTGGGAGTTGTGGAGAAATATAGCGGCTCAATCAGATGAATTTGGGAATCCAGATAAATTCTGTACAGACCCAGAAAAATCTAATTGGGAGTCTTGTACAGTAACTTGTCATGATGAACGTGTCCCTAAGTATATCGAAAAGATCACAAAACGTTCGCCATACGGTGGACGTACTGTAACAGGTGGTATAGTTACAGCTCTTGATTCTTCATGGCTGATGAGTTGGACTATAAACCGTCAAGAACAATATTATGGACAGCCTGAAAAAGATGTTGCTGTTTGGGTATATGGTTTATTTTCCGATGTTTCTGGAGACTACATTAAAAAACCTATGAGAGATTGTACTGGTAAGGAAATTACAAAAGAATGGTTATATCATATAGGTGTTCCTACAGATCAAATTGAGAAATTGGCAGAATCATGTACTGCAGTTCCTGTAATGATGCCATTTATAACATCTCAATTTATGCCTCGTGAATTTGGAGATCGTCCTTATGTTGTACCAAAGAATGCAGTAAACTTTGCTTTCCTCGGACAATTTGCTGAAACATTAGATGATCCAGGACGTGATACTGTATTTACTATCGAGTACTCAGGACGTACAGCAATGGAAGCAGTATATGTATTAACTGGAGTTGAAAAAGGAGTTCCTGAAGTATATGGTTCGAGATATGATATCCGTTATTTATTAAATGCAGGTAAAAGCTTACTAGATGGAGAAAAACCAGAAATTAAATTATCACCACTGGCTAAACGTAAAGTTTTAAAACGAATAGCAGGAACAGAAATTGAAGAGTTATTAAAAGAATATGGAATTATTTAA
- a CDS encoding NAD(P)H-dependent oxidoreductase subunit E, producing MRKTSIEIININLKEDVKYVCNESLETKYNELSEYIDNNKSEEDYLSILLKAQDMFGYLPKEVQNYISQKLGASEVEIQRLVKNNRLKERPIGKYDIRVCTGLHCTRKGYSENLEEFKRLLDIKPGEITKDGKFSMYESGCRGGCRKAPVVSVNMDDRYTEVTKDDVKEILNKYK from the coding sequence ATGAGGAAAACTAGTATAGAAATAATTAATATAAATTTAAAAGAGGATGTGAAATATGTGTGTAATGAGTCTTTAGAAACAAAATATAATGAACTTAGTGAGTATATAGATAATAATAAAAGTGAAGAAGATTATTTATCTATTCTCTTAAAAGCACAGGATATGTTCGGATATTTACCTAAAGAGGTTCAGAACTATATATCACAAAAACTAGGAGCTTCAGAAGTGGAAATTCAAAGACTGGTAAAAAATAATCGTCTAAAAGAAAGACCAATAGGAAAATATGATATAAGAGTATGTACGGGATTACACTGCACTAGAAAAGGTTATTCTGAAAATCTTGAAGAATTTAAAAGACTTCTCGACATAAAGCCAGGAGAGATAACTAAGGATGGTAAGTTTAGCATGTATGAATCGGGATGTAGAGGAGGATGTAGAAAGGCACCTGTTGTTAGTGTAAACATGGACGATAGATATACTGAAGTTACCAAAGATGATGTAAAAGAGATATTAAATAAATATAAGTAA
- a CDS encoding agmatine deiminase family protein, with the protein MKKQYSMIALASVCVVVVLLAGACNYTQGSRNKKDIKNNLNDKDYSQYSKLELNVEEKPTTYRFPAEFEKQQAIWMQWPPEVYDQDEAHPVSPIIINIMKAFESYIKVNVMVRDNDDINKIESMLKNSGYSGTNIHFHEISHSSIWTRDVGPIFIKDSENKLNVVDFGFNNYSRGGSEDYIRIESQIDKSVAELYKLPVVDTKLISEGGAIESNGQGTLMTTESVVLKRNPEMTKQQIEDEYKRVLGVKKIIWLKKGLAEDDHITSGHINEIARFTDQNTILLAQILPEDRYVNEASSESYLRLEENYNILKNATDQDGKSFNIIRVPMPSTIYQRPNSEGKIPIRSYLNYAVTNGSVVMQTYWKPGLSSELKQTEDRVKEILRDVFPGRDIIGIDSDDLNLWGGGIHCITQHMPAD; encoded by the coding sequence ATGAAAAAACAATATTCAATGATTGCATTAGCTTCTGTTTGTGTAGTTGTAGTACTATTAGCAGGAGCATGTAACTATACTCAGGGTAGTAGAAACAAGAAAGATATTAAAAATAATCTAAATGATAAAGATTATAGCCAGTATAGTAAATTAGAATTAAATGTAGAGGAGAAGCCGACTACTTATAGATTTCCAGCTGAATTCGAAAAGCAACAGGCTATCTGGATGCAGTGGCCACCAGAAGTATATGATCAAGATGAAGCTCATCCTGTAAGTCCTATTATTATTAATATCATGAAGGCTTTTGAGTCATATATTAAGGTCAACGTTATGGTACGTGATAATGATGATATTAATAAAATAGAGAGTATGCTTAAAAACAGTGGCTATTCTGGTACAAACATACACTTTCATGAAATTAGTCACTCATCTATATGGACAAGGGACGTTGGACCTATTTTTATTAAAGACAGTGAAAACAAACTAAATGTTGTGGACTTTGGTTTTAATAATTACAGTAGAGGTGGTAGTGAAGACTACATACGTATAGAGAGTCAGATAGACAAATCAGTAGCTGAATTATATAAACTGCCAGTTGTAGATACAAAACTTATTTCTGAAGGTGGTGCTATAGAGTCAAATGGACAAGGGACATTAATGACGACAGAGTCTGTGGTTTTAAAGCGTAATCCTGAAATGACAAAACAACAGATAGAGGATGAATATAAAAGGGTTCTTGGAGTAAAAAAAATAATATGGCTGAAAAAAGGTCTAGCTGAGGATGACCATATCACAAGTGGACACATCAATGAGATCGCACGTTTTACAGATCAAAATACGATACTTTTAGCTCAAATTCTACCAGAGGACAGATATGTAAATGAAGCTTCTAGTGAATCTTACTTACGACTTGAAGAAAACTATAACATTCTTAAAAATGCAACGGATCAGGACGGTAAGTCTTTTAATATAATAAGAGTCCCAATGCCTTCTACAATTTATCAAAGACCAAATAGCGAAGGAAAAATACCTATACGAAGTTATTTGAACTATGCTGTTACGAACGGATCCGTAGTTATGCAGACTTATTGGAAACCAGGATTATCAAGTGAACTAAAACAAACTGAAGATAGAGTTAAAGAAATATTGCGTGATGTATTCCCTGGACGGGATATTATTGGTATTGATTCAGATGATTTAAATCTATGGGGAGGCGGAATACACTGTATAACCCAACATATGCCGGCAGATTAA
- a CDS encoding response regulator transcription factor — MSDKILIVDDEREVAGLIDLYLQNESYTVYKCYDAKQALKFIDTTDLDLVILNITMPGISGLTICQKIREKYNYPIIIITAKRKEVDKIMGLTLGADDCINKPFIPLELMARIKAQLRRYKKYNIPQEPEDKLIIHSGLVLNVNTHECLLNEKPLILTPTEFSILRILCEEKGNVVSGEELFIRIWKDEYFTKSNNTVAVHIRNLREKMNDSIENSKYIKTIWGVGYKIEK; from the coding sequence ATGAGCGATAAAATACTTATAGTTGATGATGAACGTGAAGTTGCTGGTTTAATTGATCTATATTTGCAAAATGAAAGTTATACTGTATATAAATGTTATGATGCAAAGCAAGCTTTGAAGTTTATAGATACTACAGATCTTGATTTAGTAATACTTAACATAACTATGCCAGGTATAAGTGGTCTTACTATTTGTCAAAAGATAAGGGAAAAATATAATTATCCTATTATTATCATTACAGCAAAAAGAAAAGAAGTAGATAAGATCATGGGCTTAACACTTGGCGCAGATGATTGCATTAATAAGCCTTTTATACCTTTAGAATTGATGGCAAGAATTAAAGCTCAGTTACGTAGATATAAAAAATATAATATTCCACAAGAACCAGAAGATAAATTAATTATTCATTCAGGATTAGTTCTGAATGTTAATACACATGAATGCTTACTTAATGAAAAGCCCCTTATTCTTACACCAACTGAGTTCTCTATTTTAAGAATTTTATGTGAAGAAAAAGGTAATGTAGTGAGCGGGGAAGAACTGTTCATTAGAATTTGGAAAGATGAGTACTTTACAAAAAGTAATAACACAGTTGCTGTTCATATAAGGAACTTAAGAGAAAAAATGAATGACTCTATTGAAAATTCAAAATATATAAAGACAATATGGGGAGTAGGATATAAAATTGAGAAGTAA
- the vanW gene encoding glycopeptide resistance accessory protein VanW — protein sequence MKRKRLTQTFPWLLPVRKIQRKAAFYLGMQLDNRNYSKTLLSIVLPHTLFETNTPLYNYKTGVDMTYQKNKVFNLKLAAKTLNGMIIKPNETFSFWQAVRHADREIPYKNGLTITDGKLTTTYGGGICQMSNLLFWMFLHSPLVIVERHTHKVKKFPDPSIDTPKGVDATVSEGWLDLKLLNNTRYTFQISIEFDKDKIYGSLLTDKSIDKRYEIRTENLSYIKERNKVYEKVSIYRDEIHVDSSEYIARDHLYDNYCEIGYELSPDILINYDETS from the coding sequence GTGAAAAGAAAAAGATTAACACAGACATTTCCATGGCTACTGCCTGTTAGAAAAATTCAAAGAAAGGCAGCTTTTTATCTAGGAATGCAGCTAGACAATAGGAATTATTCCAAAACATTACTATCTATTGTATTACCACATACTTTATTTGAAACAAACACTCCTCTTTACAATTATAAAACAGGTGTTGATATGACATATCAGAAGAATAAAGTCTTTAATCTAAAATTAGCAGCTAAAACTTTGAATGGCATGATCATAAAGCCTAATGAAACTTTTTCATTCTGGCAAGCAGTTAGACATGCTGATCGTGAAATACCTTATAAAAATGGACTAACAATAACAGATGGAAAGCTTACAACAACTTATGGGGGAGGAATCTGTCAAATGAGTAACTTATTATTCTGGATGTTCCTACATTCCCCACTTGTAATTGTTGAAAGACATACACACAAAGTAAAAAAGTTTCCAGATCCTTCTATAGATACTCCAAAAGGCGTTGATGCTACTGTGTCTGAGGGATGGCTTGACTTAAAATTGCTTAACAATACACGCTATACTTTTCAAATTAGCATTGAATTTGACAAAGACAAGATTTATGGAAGCTTATTAACTGACAAATCTATTGATAAAAGGTATGAAATAAGAACTGAAAATCTTTCTTATATTAAAGAAAGAAATAAAGTTTATGAAAAAGTATCAATTTATAGAGATGAAATTCATGTTGATTCAAGCGAGTATATTGCTCGAGACCATTTATATGATAATTACTGTGAAATAGGGTACGAGCTATCACCAGATATTTTAATAAATTATGATGAGACTTCTTGA
- the vanG gene encoding D-alanine--D-serine ligase VanG, which produces MKKTIAIIFGGCSSEYEVSLQSASSIIQAIDRDKYNLFLIGITKDGTWLHYKNELSKIAENTWMEDNTCCPVMFSPNRVDHGILLFEKDQIKKVWIDMAFPILHGKNGEDGTIQGLCELAGIPIIGCDTLSSALCMDKDMAHRVVKASGIKVPESYVLQNIIDENIIYTEAKKLGYPLFVKPVKAGSSFGITKVKNENELIPAILEAFQHDNEVVLEENIYGFEVGCAILGNEDLTVGELDEIEVEDGFFDYIQKYTLKASEIHMPARVEESKSKEIKSIAVKIYRALGCKDFARVDMFITPDGEIVFNEVNTIPGFTSHSRYPNMMKGIGMTFEDVIAHILDLAVKE; this is translated from the coding sequence ATGAAAAAAACGATAGCAATAATATTTGGAGGTTGTTCATCGGAGTATGAAGTATCACTACAGTCTGCGAGCTCTATTATTCAGGCTATAGATAGAGATAAGTATAATCTGTTTTTAATAGGAATTACGAAAGATGGAACATGGTTACATTACAAAAATGAGTTATCAAAAATAGCTGAAAACACATGGATGGAAGATAATACTTGTTGTCCTGTAATGTTTTCGCCAAACAGAGTGGATCATGGAATTTTATTATTTGAGAAGGATCAGATTAAAAAAGTTTGGATTGATATGGCATTTCCTATTTTACATGGGAAAAATGGTGAAGATGGAACGATACAAGGTCTTTGTGAACTGGCAGGCATACCTATTATTGGGTGCGATACATTATCCTCTGCACTATGCATGGACAAGGATATGGCTCATCGAGTTGTAAAAGCTTCTGGTATAAAAGTGCCAGAATCCTATGTATTACAAAATATTATAGATGAAAATATAATTTATACTGAGGCGAAAAAGCTAGGATACCCTCTTTTTGTAAAACCAGTTAAAGCTGGATCATCATTTGGAATTACTAAAGTAAAGAATGAGAATGAATTAATTCCTGCTATATTAGAAGCATTTCAGCATGACAATGAGGTAGTATTAGAGGAAAATATATATGGGTTTGAAGTCGGGTGTGCGATTTTAGGGAATGAGGATTTGACTGTAGGAGAGTTAGATGAAATAGAAGTAGAAGATGGTTTTTTTGACTATATACAAAAATACACCTTAAAGGCATCTGAAATCCACATGCCAGCGAGAGTTGAAGAAAGCAAGTCAAAAGAAATAAAAAGCATAGCAGTTAAAATATATAGAGCTTTAGGATGTAAGGATTTTGCTAGAGTAGATATGTTCATAACTCCAGATGGAGAAATAGTTTTTAATGAAGTAAATACTATACCAGGTTTTACTTCCCATAGCCGATATCCAAATATGATGAAGGGGATTGGAATGACATTTGAAGACGTTATAGCACATATTCTAGACTTGGCGGTGAAAGAATGA
- a CDS encoding D-alanyl-D-alanine carboxypeptidase family protein — protein MKKVLLTREEIFTGNLILVNEKYPIHSNYPENLLSKIGNILLNSRVTTVFKNILEESEDFRKIIPVSGYRSRLEQENLYQNSIKENGLEFTKKYVALPNHSEHQTGLCVDLAIDKPNIDFIRPEFPYNEVCNLFRKKSIQFGFIERYPLGKEDITKIAHEPWHFRYVGFPHSMIMEQHKFCLEEYIEWIKQYEHDKNPLEIAYQEELIEISYLQVKTQEDISLNIRNTNNCLISGNNVDGFIITIWRDH, from the coding sequence ATGAAAAAAGTTCTTTTAACTAGAGAAGAGATATTCACTGGTAATTTAATTTTAGTAAATGAAAAGTATCCTATTCATTCAAATTATCCTGAAAATCTCTTATCAAAAATTGGCAATATCCTTTTAAACTCTAGAGTCACAACTGTTTTTAAGAATATACTAGAAGAATCAGAGGACTTTAGAAAAATAATACCTGTAAGTGGATATCGTAGTAGATTAGAGCAAGAAAATTTATATCAAAATTCTATAAAAGAAAATGGATTAGAGTTTACAAAAAAATATGTGGCTTTGCCCAATCATAGTGAACATCAAACGGGACTTTGTGTTGATCTAGCAATTGATAAACCAAATATAGATTTTATACGACCAGAGTTCCCGTATAATGAAGTATGTAATTTGTTCCGGAAGAAATCTATTCAATTTGGATTTATAGAGAGGTATCCATTAGGAAAAGAAGATATAACCAAAATAGCACATGAGCCTTGGCACTTTAGATATGTTGGATTTCCACATTCAATGATTATGGAACAGCATAAGTTTTGTTTAGAGGAATATATTGAGTGGATAAAACAGTATGAACATGATAAGAATCCTTTAGAAATAGCCTACCAAGAAGAACTAATAGAAATTTCATACTTGCAGGTTAAGACACAAGAGGATATATCACTAAATATTCGGAATACTAACAATTGCCTAATCTCTGGAAATAACGTTGATGGCTTTATTATAACCATTTGGAGGGATCATTAA